One genomic segment of Acinetobacter sp. C26M includes these proteins:
- a CDS encoding HlyD family secretion protein: protein MNAFDVRKVIRPIVLLVAIVIAVYTIVHLWNYYNAAPWTRDGRVRGDVIQVASDVNGLVTEVLVQDNQTVKKGQVLFKIDVARQALDVEQAKSDIAKAKAGLAQAHASLAGSKASLVKTEANMKLAEKNAARYASLMDGAVSKQEQDQVFATRDQAVAEKEQLTASIEQANAAIQQQQALIEVATSSLHLAQLNLNRSEVVAPADGTLSNFDLRVGNYVKVGQAVAALLDRHQLYVVGYFEETKLNRIHVGDAATVQLMGDKQRIRGHVQGIATGIEDRERSGSSNLLANVNPTFSWVRLAQRVPVKIVLDEQPQNPLAFVSGRTATVRIIEK, encoded by the coding sequence ATGAATGCATTTGATGTAAGAAAAGTTATACGTCCGATTGTATTGCTGGTTGCAATTGTGATTGCCGTTTACACCATCGTGCATTTATGGAATTACTACAATGCAGCACCGTGGACACGTGATGGGCGTGTACGTGGTGATGTGATTCAGGTCGCTTCCGATGTGAATGGTTTGGTAACTGAAGTTTTGGTACAAGACAACCAGACGGTAAAAAAAGGGCAGGTTCTGTTCAAAATTGATGTGGCACGTCAAGCTCTGGATGTTGAACAGGCCAAGTCAGATATTGCCAAAGCCAAAGCGGGTTTAGCACAGGCACATGCAAGTTTAGCAGGTTCAAAAGCGAGTTTAGTGAAAACCGAAGCCAATATGAAGCTGGCTGAGAAAAATGCAGCGCGTTATGCCAGTTTGATGGATGGTGCGGTTTCTAAGCAAGAACAAGATCAGGTTTTTGCAACTCGTGATCAAGCTGTTGCAGAAAAAGAGCAGTTAACAGCAAGTATCGAACAAGCTAATGCAGCCATTCAACAACAGCAAGCATTAATCGAAGTGGCAACCAGCAGCCTTCATTTGGCTCAGTTGAATCTGAATCGTTCTGAAGTGGTTGCTCCTGCAGATGGAACCTTATCTAACTTTGATTTACGGGTTGGTAATTATGTGAAAGTTGGGCAAGCAGTTGCTGCCTTATTAGATCGCCATCAGCTCTATGTCGTGGGTTACTTTGAAGAGACTAAACTGAACCGTATTCATGTTGGTGATGCGGCAACAGTACAATTGATGGGTGATAAGCAGCGCATTCGTGGTCATGTACAAGGGATCGCGACAGGGATTGAAGATCGTGAGCGTTCTGGTAGTTCGAATTTATTGGCGAATGTGAATCCAACCTTTAGTTGGGTACGTTTGGCGCAGCGTGTGCCTGTGAAAATTGTATTGGATGAGCAGCCGCAAAATCCTTTGGCCTTTGTTTCTGGGCGTACCGCGACGGTTAGAATTATTGAGAAATGA
- the uvrC gene encoding excinuclease ABC subunit UvrC: protein MNPNAREHIEKILAHMTQLPGVYKMLGKDGELLYVGKAKNLKNRVSSYFVKTIEHPKTQALVARIYDIESLVVRSETEALLLEQNLIKLHRPPYNIMLRDDKSYVYIFVSSDKPYPRIASGRGKGKHQIGKFFGPYPSAYSARDTLLVLQKLFNVRQCENSYFSQRKRPCLQYQIKRCTAPCVGLISPEEYKEDVDNSIRFLQGDTKELNQELIGKMEQAAEALEFEKAVFYRDRLALLREVQAQQAVFKIKGEADILAIAYQAGVTCVQIMYVRNGRMLGGKSYFPDMLGDDLGQMLSDFMANFYFQVADEVPTELIVNVDVPDQQQLEEALQQTFNKKVQIKHKVRETRAEWLELAQMNVQHAIKGKLSNHLELTERFYQLEQVVGRPIDRIECFDISHTMGEAPIASCVVFDQGGARKRDYRQFAIQDITGGDDYAAMRQALIRRYKKNMLPDLLLIDGGKGQLHMAMEVMQELELDAFMIGVSKGEGRKPGLETLHFTDGNKIQLPEDHKALHLIQQVRDEAHRFAITKHRAKRDKRRSSSVLEAIPGLGPKRRRDLLTHFGGIQGVLRASEKELMLVPGLGEVLARTIYKILHE from the coding sequence GTTGGTTGCCCGTATTTATGATATTGAAAGCTTGGTGGTGCGCTCCGAAACCGAAGCCTTATTGCTTGAGCAAAACCTGATTAAGCTGCATCGTCCGCCTTATAACATCATGTTGCGGGATGACAAATCCTACGTCTATATTTTTGTCTCCTCAGATAAACCCTATCCGCGCATCGCCAGTGGGCGTGGTAAAGGCAAGCATCAAATCGGTAAATTTTTCGGTCCTTATCCAAGTGCTTATAGCGCACGTGACACGTTGTTGGTATTACAGAAATTGTTTAATGTGCGCCAATGCGAGAACAGCTATTTTTCGCAGCGCAAACGCCCATGTCTGCAATATCAGATTAAACGTTGTACTGCACCTTGTGTGGGTTTGATTAGTCCCGAAGAGTATAAAGAAGATGTGGATAATTCCATTCGCTTCCTTCAGGGTGATACCAAAGAGCTGAATCAAGAACTGATTGGGAAAATGGAGCAGGCCGCAGAAGCACTGGAATTTGAAAAGGCGGTGTTCTATCGAGATCGTTTGGCTTTACTCCGCGAAGTGCAGGCGCAGCAAGCGGTGTTTAAAATCAAAGGTGAAGCCGATATTCTGGCGATTGCCTATCAAGCGGGTGTGACTTGTGTCCAAATTATGTATGTACGTAATGGGCGTATGCTTGGTGGTAAAAGTTATTTCCCAGATATGTTGGGCGATGATTTGGGGCAGATGCTCAGTGACTTTATGGCGAACTTCTATTTCCAAGTTGCCGATGAAGTGCCGACAGAGCTGATTGTGAATGTTGATGTGCCAGACCAACAACAACTAGAAGAAGCCTTACAGCAAACCTTTAATAAAAAGGTACAGATCAAGCATAAAGTACGCGAGACTCGAGCTGAATGGTTAGAGCTGGCACAAATGAATGTGCAACATGCAATTAAAGGTAAACTCAGTAATCATTTAGAGTTAACTGAGCGCTTTTATCAGCTTGAGCAAGTGGTGGGCCGACCGATCGACCGGATTGAGTGTTTTGATATTAGTCATACCATGGGTGAAGCGCCGATTGCATCTTGTGTGGTGTTCGACCAAGGCGGAGCACGAAAGCGAGACTATCGTCAATTTGCCATTCAGGATATTACTGGTGGTGATGACTATGCGGCAATGCGTCAGGCGCTAATCCGTCGCTATAAAAAGAATATGTTGCCAGATCTTCTGTTAATTGATGGGGGTAAAGGGCAGTTACATATGGCGATGGAGGTGATGCAAGAGCTTGAGCTGGATGCCTTTATGATCGGGGTATCTAAAGGTGAAGGCCGTAAACCCGGATTAGAAACCTTGCATTTTACTGATGGTAACAAGATTCAACTTCCAGAGGATCATAAAGCTTTGCATTTGATTCAACAGGTACGAGATGAGGCGCATCGTTTTGCGATTACCAAACATCGTGCTAAGCGAGATAAACGTCGAAGTAGTTCTGTATTAGAAGCGATTCCAGGACTTGGACCAAAGCGCCGTCGTGATCTATTGACTCATTTTGGCGGGATACAAGGCGTATTAAGGGCATCGGAAAAAGAGTTGATGTTAGTACCCGGATTAGGCGAGGTTCTGGCGCGGACAATTTATAAAATCTTACATGAATAA
- a CDS encoding IclR family transcriptional regulator C-terminal domain-containing protein translates to MAISSFGKILTVLDLFSVSRPIINVDIICDELALSKPTAYRYLKELVSTDILKRISGTSGDYTLGSKIAVLDYISHSTDPLIQISIPFMRDIVERTELCCLLTYLNHDYCIDLHHETFKEAELISYGRGCPRPVYVGASPKIVIAHLTKQRIQAYYQQFTQELAQVGFAHNADEFMQQMRKIKKQGFYLSQGEIDPMVCGLSVPIRFSNKEAPIALTLVASKNRFDFLNIQKLIEILQGNAAQIEHKFATLSENQNSSI, encoded by the coding sequence ATGGCAATTTCGAGTTTTGGTAAGATTCTCACCGTGCTGGATTTATTTTCAGTTTCACGTCCGATTATCAATGTCGATATCATTTGTGATGAGCTTGCTCTATCCAAACCAACTGCCTATCGCTATCTCAAAGAATTGGTCTCTACCGATATTTTAAAACGAATTAGTGGCACATCTGGCGATTATACTTTAGGTTCTAAAATCGCAGTCTTAGATTACATTTCTCATAGTACAGATCCATTAATCCAGATCAGCATTCCCTTTATGCGCGATATCGTGGAACGAACAGAGCTTTGCTGTTTACTGACTTACTTAAATCATGATTACTGTATCGACCTGCATCATGAGACATTTAAAGAAGCTGAGCTGATTTCTTATGGTCGAGGCTGTCCACGCCCCGTCTATGTGGGAGCTTCACCAAAAATCGTGATCGCACATCTCACTAAACAACGCATTCAAGCCTATTATCAGCAGTTTACGCAAGAACTTGCCCAAGTGGGTTTTGCCCATAATGCCGATGAATTTATGCAACAGATGCGCAAAATTAAAAAGCAAGGCTTCTATTTATCACAAGGTGAGATCGACCCGATGGTGTGTGGCCTTTCTGTGCCAATTCGCTTTTCGAATAAAGAAGCTCCAATCGCATTAACATTGGTGGCATCAAAGAACCGTTTTGACTTCCTTAATATTCAAAAGTTGATTGAGATTCTGCAAGGCAATGCAGCACAAATTGAGCATAAATTTGCGACGCTTTCAGAAAATCAGAACAGTTCAATTTGA
- a CDS encoding DUF1656 domain-containing protein — MGEMNLYGVYIPILLVQAIVAYVLFKLLSPVIDRLVIKGWIALPSIFNLCLYLGLMLLVHCLFVWLWA; from the coding sequence ATGGGTGAAATGAATCTTTATGGGGTTTATATCCCAATCCTTTTGGTGCAAGCCATTGTTGCTTATGTCCTGTTTAAGCTGCTCAGCCCTGTGATTGATCGCTTAGTCATCAAAGGTTGGATTGCATTACCTAGTATTTTTAATTTGTGCCTTTACTTGGGTTTGATGCTGCTGGTGCATTGCCTATTTGTTTGGCTGTGGGCTTGA
- the pgsA gene encoding CDP-diacylglycerol--glycerol-3-phosphate 3-phosphatidyltransferase, whose protein sequence is MSTGQILNIPNILTLARIALIPVFLAIAYWPPAIGIAEHHGGMMRHLILTAIFVLAAVTDWFDGYLARTLNQTSAFGRFLDPVADKLMVAAALIVLVQWQPTISMAFAAIVIISREITVSALREWMAELGARTSVAVSTVGKYKTAFQMIAISVFLLNWKPLEIWAYALLYAAVILTLWSMFIYMKAAWPYLKQP, encoded by the coding sequence ATGAGTACAGGGCAAATCCTGAACATTCCCAATATTTTAACTTTGGCACGTATCGCCCTTATTCCTGTGTTTTTGGCCATCGCGTATTGGCCACCAGCAATTGGAATTGCCGAGCATCATGGGGGAATGATGCGCCATCTGATACTGACTGCAATTTTTGTGCTTGCAGCAGTGACCGATTGGTTTGATGGCTATTTGGCAAGAACACTGAATCAAACCTCTGCTTTTGGGCGCTTTCTCGATCCTGTTGCAGATAAGTTAATGGTCGCTGCTGCACTGATTGTATTGGTGCAATGGCAACCGACGATTTCAATGGCCTTTGCTGCAATTGTGATTATTTCCCGAGAGATTACTGTTTCTGCACTACGTGAATGGATGGCGGAGTTAGGTGCACGTACCAGTGTGGCGGTGTCCACCGTTGGTAAATATAAAACTGCTTTTCAAATGATTGCGATTAGTGTGTTCTTGTTGAACTGGAAACCATTGGAAATCTGGGCCTATGCCTTACTGTATGCTGCGGTGATTCTAACGCTATGGTCAATGTTTATTTATATGAAAGCCGCTTGGCCGTACTTGAAACAGCCTTAG
- a CDS encoding thioesterase family protein has translation MSLLPLYQQIEQQEWIDIPSGWLQGRTVFGGLIAGLMVQKALSVVQDAAKQLLSCNITFVGPVQQGQARLSAEVLREGKSVTTLEIRLWQDDAVQSILVASFGLQRESRIHVQNLPQVPDYPTAEQLDKTFYIEGLMPECLQQFELCWAEGSYPMAGSKMPDFGGWGRFAPSLHSNRDMQLADLFALMDVWPPGVLPMFKTPAPASSLTWQITYLQPIMGQIQDWFKYKVVTEYAEHGYSTEYAYVWDVENRLIAVLRQTVAVFA, from the coding sequence ATGTCCTTGCTTCCGCTATATCAACAGATAGAACAACAAGAATGGATCGATATTCCTTCGGGTTGGTTACAAGGTCGTACTGTGTTTGGTGGGTTGATTGCCGGACTGATGGTCCAAAAAGCGCTAAGTGTGGTACAGGATGCAGCAAAGCAACTGCTAAGCTGTAACATCACTTTTGTTGGGCCTGTACAACAAGGGCAGGCAAGACTCAGTGCTGAAGTATTACGTGAAGGAAAATCAGTTACTACGCTAGAAATCAGACTCTGGCAGGATGATGCCGTACAAAGTATTTTGGTGGCCAGTTTTGGCCTACAACGCGAATCGCGTATTCATGTCCAGAATTTGCCCCAAGTGCCTGATTATCCAACAGCTGAACAACTGGATAAAACCTTCTACATTGAAGGGTTAATGCCTGAATGTTTACAGCAATTTGAATTGTGCTGGGCTGAAGGAAGTTATCCAATGGCAGGCAGCAAGATGCCTGACTTTGGTGGTTGGGGACGCTTTGCACCAAGTTTACATAGCAATCGTGACATGCAGTTGGCTGATCTGTTTGCCTTAATGGATGTCTGGCCGCCTGGGGTATTGCCAATGTTTAAGACCCCTGCACCTGCGAGTTCATTAACTTGGCAAATTACCTATTTGCAGCCGATCATGGGGCAAATTCAAGATTGGTTTAAATACAAAGTCGTGACTGAATATGCAGAACATGGGTATTCCACTGAATATGCCTATGTTTGGGATGTTGAAAACCGTTTAATTGCGGTGCTTAGACAGACAGTTGCCGTTTTTGCCTAG
- a CDS encoding FUSC family protein, with the protein MLFKQLLAFRPSRLDIIFACKTFVAGMLALFISFELDLINPMWSIGTVLIIASPYSGMVSSKCVYRLVGTAAGAMIALFLTPHFINTPWLFTIILSLWVGFALYVSLLDRTPRSYVFMLAGYSTAMIVYNAITYIDTYNIFDIALARVLEISVGVISTAVVSATFFPVHVGAMIKQRVNKTLSDLESTFEKLITVQETSGNYTQVLSVITRDASDIHALAVHLAYEKGELKGMTKTLQEMLHQVSLVVANLVALSQRVKQLEQMQLANLAPHLNRIRQETLLFLKQDKVLVPTDLQSLPIKFEQDFVELIAQATPEQQIVLGALKMDVRHFIANMLAVKLIWQQIQQGNKEIPAEITAITTKYPSLHRDHGIAIRGGISAVLITFIVTAAWILSGWKAGFMMAQMGAITACILTALDNPVPVLRIFIWGSIVSAGLVFIYAFGIFPHITHFWQLALVLFPVFLVAVSMMANQMLMPVGMVLGINTMMGLNLHNKYTMDAVSYLDSSFAMVLGVLVSLIVIDLVRAVSPDTSATRILALHYQAMRQALHLSYGTDFKIHLRSMLDRVGVLNTKMVQNPDVKTAIQNALVESSSIVDLVRLQEISQKLPQLFELKNELNQLQQQLADYFQTQEKQLSSHHFPTHIVRQIERLQGISEQIEDVQLRQRLLISLNNICESIGHVSIEQIYSDRYGLGVSHG; encoded by the coding sequence ATGCTATTTAAACAGTTGTTGGCTTTTAGACCGAGTCGACTCGACATCATCTTTGCCTGCAAAACATTTGTCGCAGGTATGCTGGCACTGTTTATTTCGTTTGAACTAGATTTGATTAATCCGATGTGGTCGATTGGTACGGTACTGATTATCGCCAGTCCATATTCTGGCATGGTGTCTTCAAAATGTGTTTATCGCTTGGTAGGTACTGCCGCAGGGGCGATGATTGCTTTATTTCTCACCCCACATTTTATTAATACGCCATGGTTGTTTACGATTATTTTGTCGTTATGGGTAGGCTTTGCGCTGTACGTATCATTGTTAGACCGCACTCCACGTAGTTATGTATTTATGTTGGCGGGTTATTCAACCGCCATGATTGTGTATAACGCGATTACCTATATTGATACTTATAATATTTTTGATATCGCTTTAGCCCGTGTACTGGAGATTTCAGTGGGCGTGATTTCAACCGCTGTGGTTTCTGCAACGTTTTTTCCTGTGCATGTCGGGGCTATGATTAAACAACGGGTCAATAAGACCCTGAGTGATCTAGAAAGTACTTTTGAAAAGCTGATTACAGTGCAAGAGACATCTGGAAACTATACTCAAGTTCTATCTGTGATCACCCGTGATGCTTCTGATATTCATGCTTTAGCCGTACATTTGGCTTATGAAAAAGGTGAACTGAAAGGAATGACCAAGACCTTGCAGGAAATGCTGCATCAGGTTTCATTGGTGGTTGCCAATCTTGTGGCGCTGTCGCAACGGGTCAAACAGCTTGAACAAATGCAACTTGCCAATCTTGCACCACATTTAAATCGCATCCGTCAGGAAACATTGCTTTTTTTAAAGCAAGATAAAGTGCTGGTGCCAACGGATTTACAAAGCTTACCCATAAAATTTGAACAAGATTTTGTTGAATTGATTGCACAAGCTACCCCTGAACAGCAGATCGTGTTGGGGGCTTTGAAAATGGATGTCCGTCATTTTATTGCCAATATGCTGGCAGTGAAATTGATTTGGCAGCAAATCCAGCAGGGTAATAAAGAGATTCCAGCTGAAATTACGGCAATCACCACTAAATATCCGAGCTTACATCGTGATCACGGGATTGCGATTCGCGGTGGCATCAGTGCGGTGTTGATTACTTTTATTGTAACAGCGGCTTGGATTCTTTCAGGTTGGAAAGCTGGCTTTATGATGGCTCAGATGGGCGCGATTACAGCATGTATCCTCACCGCTTTGGATAATCCTGTACCTGTATTACGCATTTTTATTTGGGGCAGTATTGTCTCAGCTGGTTTGGTTTTTATCTATGCTTTTGGAATCTTCCCGCATATCACTCATTTCTGGCAATTGGCGCTGGTGCTATTTCCAGTATTCCTTGTTGCTGTGAGCATGATGGCCAATCAAATGCTGATGCCTGTAGGGATGGTGCTTGGGATTAATACCATGATGGGATTGAATCTACATAATAAATATACCATGGATGCGGTCTCTTATCTGGATAGTTCCTTTGCAATGGTGTTAGGCGTTTTAGTGTCCCTGATTGTGATTGATTTGGTGCGTGCTGTTTCACCAGATACCAGCGCAACGCGAATTTTAGCTTTGCATTACCAAGCAATGCGACAAGCGTTGCATTTGTCTTATGGTACTGATTTTAAAATTCATTTACGCAGTATGTTAGACCGTGTCGGAGTATTAAATACCAAGATGGTGCAAAACCCCGACGTGAAAACTGCTATTCAAAATGCATTGGTTGAAAGTAGTTCAATTGTTGATTTAGTCCGTTTGCAAGAAATTAGCCAAAAATTGCCACAATTGTTTGAACTAAAAAATGAATTAAACCAGTTACAACAGCAGTTGGCAGATTATTTTCAAACGCAAGAAAAGCAACTTTCAAGTCATCATTTTCCGACTCATATTGTGCGACAAATAGAGCGTTTGCAAGGCATCTCAGAGCAGATTGAAGATGTACAGTTACGGCAGCGGCTGCTCATTTCACTGAATAATATTTGTGAAAGTATTGGTCATGTCTCAATAGAACAGATCTATTCAGACAGATATGGTTTAGGGGTATCTCATGGGTGA